The Argiope bruennichi chromosome 9, qqArgBrue1.1, whole genome shotgun sequence genome contains a region encoding:
- the LOC129984337 gene encoding exosome complex component CSL4-like, translating to MNRIKPNALVVPGQCLCHANENITAGDGTYSQGDFIYSSLTGFVDFKEDNKETVVEVSKGFGRSVVPTVGSIVTAKVTNIRRRFAKCAIFCVEDTVLQEPFRGIIRKEDVRLKDRDKVELYKCFRPGDIILARVASLGTMHSYNLSTAEDELGVVSATSEAGCEMVITSWSEMMCTKTFAKEPRKVAKVVPQNFTAKNFSKLQQEFNT from the coding sequence ATGAATCGTATCAAACCGAACGCTCTTGTAGTACCTGGCCAGTGTTTGTGTCATGCCAATGAAAATATAACTGCTGGTGATGGAACTTACTCACAAGGTGACTTCATTTATTCCAGTTTGACTGGATTTGTTGATTTTAAAGAAGATAATAAAGAAACAGTAGTTGAAGTTAGCAAGGGTTTTGGAAGAAGCGTTGTACCCACTGTAGGAAGCATAGTAACAGCTAAAGTTACAAATATTCGTCGACGATTCGCGAAATGTGCAATTTTTTGCGTTGAAGATACTGTATTGCAAGAACCATTTAGGGGAATTATTCGTAAAGAAGATGTAAGGTTAAAAGATCGCGATAAAGTGGAACTCTACAAATGCTTTAGGCCAGGGGATATTATTCTTGCAAGAGTAGCATCCTTGGGAACTATGCATTCTTATAACTTAAGTACTGCAGAGGACGAACTTGGAGTTGTATCAGCAACTAGTGAAGCTGGTTGTGAAATGGTTATAACCAGTTGGTCTGAAATGATGTGCACTAAAACATTTGCTAAAGAACCCCGTAAAGTGGCAAAAGTGGTTCCACAGAATTTTACAgcaaaaaatttttctaaactgCAGCAAGAATTTAATACTTAA